TCCGACGCGATCACCGCCAGCCCCTACCTCGGCTTCGGGTCGCTCGACCCCATGGTCGAGGCGTGCCACCGCCACGGCGGCGGGCTGTTCGTCCTGGCCCTGACCTCCAACAAGGAGGGTCCCGAGGTCCAGCACGCTCGCTCCGGTGGGCGCACCGTGGCCGGGACCGTCCTGGACCACCTCCGGGCGCTCAACGCGGGCGTGCAGCCGGTGGGCTCCTTCGGCGCGGTCGTCGGCGCCACCATCGGTGCGACCGACGAGGACCTCGACATCAACGGCCCCTTCCTCGTGCCGGGCTACGGCGCCCAGGGCGGCACGGTCGCCGACCTGCTCCGGATCTTCGGCGACTCCGCGAGGTGGGCGCTGCCCAGCTCCTCGCGCGAGGTGCTGGCCGCCGGACCCGACGTCTCCGCGCTCCGCGACGCCGCACTGCGTGGCAACGACGCCGTGCGAGGGTTGGGGGCGTGAGACTGCTCGCCGTGCTCCTCCTGCTCCCGCTCGCCGCGGCATGTTCCGGCGACCCGCAGGCGGACTACTGCGAGCGGGTCGAGGGGCACCAGGCGACGCTGTCCGAGGTGGCCGCGTCCGAGGACATGGCGGCGATCTTCGACGCCCTCGACGCCTACGACGACCTGGCCGAGCATGCGCCACGCGACGTCGTGGACGACTGGGACGCCGTGGTCGACCCGCTCCACGCCCTCGAGGACGTGCTCGGCGAGCACGACGTCGACGCCTCGACGTACTCCGCGGACGAGCCGCCCGCCGGCCTCGACGACGCGGCCCGGGACGAGATCGAGGCCGCCGCACGCGCGGTGGGCTCGGAGCGGACGGTGACCGCGATGGCCGCGGTCGAGCAGCACGCGCTCGACGTCTGCGGCACGCCGCTGTCGCGCTGAGGCGGGTCGCGCCTGTCGCGCACGTCACCTCGCGGTCGCGATCCTGCCGGCTCGATTGCCTGCCTCGTCGGGACCTGACTAGATTGAGCCGAACCTCCCGCCGGACCCATTCCTCGCGACCCTGAAGGACAGCTTTCGTGGCCTTGCCCCCTCTGACGCCCGAGCAGCGCCAGGCAGCCCTGGACAAGGCTGCGGCCTCCCGACGCGAGCGGGCCGAGGTGAAGAACCGCCTGAAGAACTCCGGTGGCTCCATCCTCGACGTGCTCAAGGAGGGCCAGACCAACGAGGTCATCGGGAAGATGCGGGTGGTCGAGCTCCTGCAGTCGGTGCCCGGCCTGGGCCGGGTGCGGGCGCGACAGGTGATGGAGCGCCTCGGGATCGCCGAGAGCCGCCGCGTGCGCGGGCTCGGGGTCAAGCAGGTCGCCGCGCTCGAGCGCGAGTTCGGCCCCGACGCGTCGTGACCGAAGCAGCTCCCGCCACCCCCACCCGTCGTTCGCGCCTGATCGTCCTGGCCGGTCCCACCGCCGTCGGCAAGGGCACCGTCGCCGCCGCCGTGCGCGAGACCCACCCCGAGGTCTGGCTGTCGGTCTCCGCCACCACACGCCCGCCGCGCCCCGGCGAGGAGAACGGCGTCCACTACTGGTTCGTCTCCGACGAGGAGTTCGACGCCATGATCGAGAAGGGCGACCTGCTGGAGTGGGCGGTGGTCCACAAGGCCGCGCGCTACGGCACGCCCCGTGGTCCGGTCGACCTCGCCCTGGCCTCCGGCCAGCCCGCCATGCTTGAGATCGACCTGCAGGGCGCGCGCCAGGTGCGCGAGACGATGCCCGAGGCGCTCTTCGTCTTCCTCAAGCCGCCGTCGTGGGACGAGCTCGTACGCCGTCTCGTCGGCCGCGGCACCGAGACCGAGGCGGAGCGCGAGCGCCGTCTGGAGACCGCGCGTGCCGAGCTGGCCGCCGAGAGCGAGTTCGACGTGACCATCGTGAACCACGAAGTTCACGCTGCTGCCGACGAGTTGGTAGCCTTGATGGTTGGACCCGATCCGCACCGCCCGATCTGACTAGCGAGGCACCAACACCGTGGCATCTCCCACCATCGCCGCCGAGGGCGTCACCAACCCCTCGATCGACGACCTGCTCACCAAGACCGACAGCAAGTACAAGCTGGTGCTCTACAGCGCCCAGCGCGCCCGCCAGATCAACGCCTACTACTCCCAGCTCGGCGAGGGCCTGCTGGAGTACGTCGGCCCGCTCGTCGACACCCACGTGCAGGAGAAGCCGCTCTCGATCGCGCTCCGCGAGATCAATGACGACCTCCTGACCTGCGAGGACATCGACCCCGCCGCTGAGGCCGCCGCCGCCGAGGCCGCTGCCGCCGGCGACGCCACGGAGTGACGCGAGCCTCTCGATGACCGCACAGGTCGTCCTGGGCGTCTCCGGCGGGATCGCGGCCTACAAGGCCTGCGAGCTGCTGCGCCGGTTCACCGAGTCGGGGCACGACGTCACCGTCGTGCCCACGGCTGCGGCGCTGGAGTTCGTCGGGGCGCCCACCTGGGCGGCGCTGTCGGGCAAGCCGGTGTCCACCGAGGTGTGGACCGACGTGCACGCGGTGCCGCACGTGAAGATCGGGCAGGCCGCCGACGTGGTCGTGGTCGCCCCGGCGACCGCCGACCTGATCGCCAAGGCGGCCCACGGCCTGGCCGACGACCTGCTCACCAACACGCTCCTCACGGCGCGCTGCCCGGTCGTCCTCGCCCCGGCGATGCACACCGAGATGTGGGAGCACCCGGCCACCCAGGCCAACGTGGCCACGCTGCGCCAGCGCGGTGTCGTCGTCATCGAGCCGGCCGAGGGCCGGCTCACCGGCGCCGACACCGGCAAGGGGCGCCTGCCTGACCCCGCGGAGATCTTCGAGCTCGCTCGTGGCGTGCTCGAGCGCGGCGTCGGCGCACCGGACCTCTCCGGGCTGAAGGTCGTCGTCTCGGCCGGTGGCACCCGGGAGTACCTCGACCCCGTGCGCTTCCTCGGCAACCGCTCCTCGGGCCTCCAGGGCTACGCCCTCGCCCGTGCGGCGGCGTCGCGCGGCGCCCACGTCACGCTGGTCAGCGCCAACGTGTCCCTGCCCGACCCGGCCGGCGTGAGCGTCGTACGGGTCGAGACGACCGACGAGCTGCGGGACGCCGTGGTCGCCGCGACAGCCACCGCGGACGCCGTCGTCATGGCCGCCGCGCCTGCGGACTTCCGTCCCACGACGGTCAGCGACGCGAAGATCAAGAAGGCCGAGGACGGCTCGGCACCGTCGATCGCTTTGGTCCAGAACCCCGACATCCTCGCCGAGATCTCCCACGAGCGGGCGCGCGCGGGAGCGGTCGTGGTCGGCTTCGCCGCGGAGACGGGCGACGCGACCGGGTCGGTGCTCGAGCTCGGCC
This sequence is a window from Nocardioides sp. S5. Protein-coding genes within it:
- the gmk gene encoding guanylate kinase — encoded protein: MTEAAPATPTRRSRLIVLAGPTAVGKGTVAAAVRETHPEVWLSVSATTRPPRPGEENGVHYWFVSDEEFDAMIEKGDLLEWAVVHKAARYGTPRGPVDLALASGQPAMLEIDLQGARQVRETMPEALFVFLKPPSWDELVRRLVGRGTETEAERERRLETARAELAAESEFDVTIVNHEVHAAADELVALMVGPDPHRPI
- the mihF gene encoding integration host factor, actinobacterial type, with product MALPPLTPEQRQAALDKAAASRRERAEVKNRLKNSGGSILDVLKEGQTNEVIGKMRVVELLQSVPGLGRVRARQVMERLGIAESRRVRGLGVKQVAALEREFGPDAS
- the pyrF gene encoding orotidine-5'-phosphate decarboxylase; amino-acid sequence: MTPFGTRLARAIDERGRFCVGIDPHAALLEQWGLSDDVASLERFALSVVEAVAPLVSVVKPQSAFYERFGSRGIAVLERVIAESRDAGALVLLDVKRGDIGSTSQAYADAYLDPASPLGSDAITASPYLGFGSLDPMVEACHRHGGGLFVLALTSNKEGPEVQHARSGGRTVAGTVLDHLRALNAGVQPVGSFGAVVGATIGATDEDLDINGPFLVPGYGAQGGTVADLLRIFGDSARWALPSSSREVLAAGPDVSALRDAALRGNDAVRGLGA
- the coaBC gene encoding bifunctional phosphopantothenoylcysteine decarboxylase/phosphopantothenate--cysteine ligase CoaBC, which encodes MTAQVVLGVSGGIAAYKACELLRRFTESGHDVTVVPTAAALEFVGAPTWAALSGKPVSTEVWTDVHAVPHVKIGQAADVVVVAPATADLIAKAAHGLADDLLTNTLLTARCPVVLAPAMHTEMWEHPATQANVATLRQRGVVVIEPAEGRLTGADTGKGRLPDPAEIFELARGVLERGVGAPDLSGLKVVVSAGGTREYLDPVRFLGNRSSGLQGYALARAAASRGAHVTLVSANVSLPDPAGVSVVRVETTDELRDAVVAATATADAVVMAAAPADFRPTTVSDAKIKKAEDGSAPSIALVQNPDILAEISHERARAGAVVVGFAAETGDATGSVLELGRAKLARKGCDLLVVNDVSGGAVFGSSDNEAVILGGDGGVVEVPHGSKNALAHVIWDEVLRRFAG
- the rpoZ gene encoding DNA-directed RNA polymerase subunit omega, whose protein sequence is MASPTIAAEGVTNPSIDDLLTKTDSKYKLVLYSAQRARQINAYYSQLGEGLLEYVGPLVDTHVQEKPLSIALREINDDLLTCEDIDPAAEAAAAEAAAAGDATE